A genomic segment from Deltaproteobacteria bacterium encodes:
- a CDS encoding Uma2 family endonuclease, producing the protein MSISSQSLSPEATAVVQKVPPLENGDQLTRPEFERRYEAMPNLKKAELIEGVVYVPSPVRYEGHGRQHSSLNGWLVVYSASTPGVAVSDNTTVLLDLGNEPQPGVLLRITTGGQSHVTADGFIEGPPELVAEVASSSAAYDLHQKLDVYCHHGVREYIVWRTLDNAIDWFILRDGRYDRLLPSEAEIYKSETFPGLWLDAAAMLQGDLAGVLKTLGEGIASVEHGEFVQRMTQTR; encoded by the coding sequence ATGTCTATCTCGTCTCAATCCTTATCGCCGGAAGCAACTGCGGTTGTTCAGAAAGTGCCCCCGCTGGAGAATGGCGACCAATTGACTCGTCCGGAGTTCGAGCGCCGCTATGAGGCGATGCCCAACCTCAAGAAGGCCGAGCTTATTGAAGGAGTAGTCTACGTGCCATCACCTGTGCGCTATGAGGGACATGGTCGGCAGCATTCTTCGTTGAACGGCTGGTTGGTCGTATACTCTGCCTCAACTCCGGGAGTCGCGGTGAGCGATAACACGACTGTCCTCCTAGACCTGGGTAACGAACCACAACCAGGCGTACTTCTCCGAATTACTACTGGCGGTCAGTCTCACGTGACTGCTGACGGCTTTATCGAGGGTCCTCCCGAACTGGTGGCAGAGGTTGCGTCCAGTAGTGCCGCCTATGATTTGCACCAAAAGTTAGATGTTTATTGTCATCACGGCGTGCGCGAGTACATTGTGTGGCGAACGTTAGACAATGCAATCGATTGGTTTATCTTGCGCGACGGTCGCTACGACCGCCTACTTCCTAGTGAAGCGGAGATTTACAAAAGCGAGACATTCCCTGGCCTGTGGCTTGATGCTGCGGCCATGTTACAGGGAGACTTAGCCGGAGTCCTGAAAACGCTCGGCGAAGGTATCGCAAGCGTTGAGCATGGAGAGTTTGTCCAACGGATGACTCAGACCAGATAA